Proteins from a genomic interval of Halomonas alkaliantarctica:
- the pilQ gene encoding type IV pilus secretin PilQ — MAVTAWRITLNMAMAALCLLLPSLAAASVLTDIDVQPAENGGTYLDLRFTGGVPELRSYRLDSPPRVTLDLAATQSGLADRRINVNRHGIEQITALEGNGRMRLVVNLSELQAFTSSVLGDRLRISFDADDSRSSTPSPGIASAGLETDEGPQIENIDFRRSADGAGRLMVTFDRDGVVANVREGGPDQVMVDLRDVAISDSLNQVYDVTDFATPITRITPRASQGDTQLAIATQGPYAMISSQNGRTLTVEVQPASQDAQPSQATGERFTGERLSLEFQDIEVRSVLATLAEFTGLNLVASDSVTGRVTLNLNDVPWDQALELILQSQGLSSREQGNVIVVAPASELADLERQELEARNQLETLSPLVTEFIEIKYARAEDLAQLLRGGDEDGFGLLTERGRVSIDNRTNTLLVQDTAEQVRDIARTIERLDVAVRQVQIEARIVIARDTASRELGINWGMSSTRGFQEGEDGTFSRRDINPNGINRAQGGLAVDLGAATGPGTGFSFGYLSGDILLDLELRALESEGKSQTISQPRIITANQRTARISQGEERAFQSVDGNDNPDTEFKEAELSLEVTPQITPDNRIIMDLVIKNDSFRESEFGGEPPIDTNQIETQVLVDNGQTVVLGGILTTEELRQIAKTPLLGDIPLLGRLFRYTEESNEKVELLVFITPRLLDDGLTVR, encoded by the coding sequence ATGGCAGTTACAGCTTGGCGAATCACTCTCAACATGGCCATGGCCGCACTATGTTTACTCTTGCCCTCACTGGCCGCCGCTTCGGTGTTGACCGATATTGACGTCCAGCCGGCCGAGAACGGTGGCACTTACCTTGACCTGCGTTTCACCGGTGGCGTACCTGAACTACGCAGCTACCGCCTGGACTCCCCGCCCCGAGTGACGTTGGATTTGGCAGCCACCCAGAGTGGTCTCGCTGATCGGCGCATCAACGTTAATCGCCATGGTATCGAGCAGATTACCGCTCTGGAGGGCAATGGGCGCATGCGCTTAGTGGTCAATCTCAGCGAGTTGCAAGCGTTTACGTCTAGCGTGCTGGGTGATCGTTTGCGTATCAGCTTTGATGCCGACGATAGCCGCTCTTCTACGCCTTCGCCCGGCATCGCTTCAGCGGGGCTTGAAACCGACGAAGGGCCGCAGATAGAAAATATTGACTTCCGACGCAGCGCAGACGGTGCCGGACGGCTAATGGTCACCTTTGATCGCGATGGCGTCGTGGCAAACGTACGCGAAGGCGGCCCCGATCAAGTGATGGTGGACCTGCGCGATGTGGCGATTTCTGATTCGCTTAACCAGGTCTACGATGTCACCGACTTTGCGACTCCCATCACACGGATTACCCCCCGCGCCAGTCAGGGCGATACCCAGCTAGCCATCGCTACGCAGGGCCCTTATGCGATGATCTCCTCGCAAAATGGTCGCACGCTGACGGTGGAAGTTCAGCCCGCCAGCCAGGATGCGCAGCCCTCTCAGGCGACCGGTGAACGCTTTACCGGCGAGCGTTTGAGCCTTGAATTTCAGGATATCGAAGTGCGCTCGGTGCTAGCAACGCTGGCCGAATTTACCGGGCTAAATTTAGTCGCCAGCGACAGCGTGACGGGGCGCGTGACGCTCAACTTAAACGATGTACCCTGGGATCAGGCGCTTGAGCTGATTCTGCAAAGCCAAGGGCTATCGAGTCGTGAGCAGGGCAATGTGATTGTGGTAGCGCCCGCCAGTGAATTAGCCGATTTAGAGCGCCAGGAGTTAGAGGCGCGCAATCAGCTTGAGACGCTATCGCCGCTAGTCACCGAGTTTATCGAGATCAAGTATGCCCGAGCCGAAGATTTAGCTCAGTTACTGCGTGGAGGTGATGAGGATGGCTTTGGCCTACTCACCGAGCGGGGGCGTGTCAGTATTGATAACCGTACCAATACGTTGCTGGTGCAGGATACCGCCGAACAGGTGCGCGATATTGCCCGCACCATTGAGCGCTTGGATGTTGCCGTTCGCCAGGTGCAAATAGAAGCGCGCATTGTGATCGCCCGGGACACCGCTTCCCGTGAGCTAGGCATCAACTGGGGTATGTCGAGTACGCGCGGCTTTCAAGAAGGTGAAGACGGCACCTTCAGCCGTCGCGATATCAACCCCAATGGCATCAACCGGGCCCAGGGCGGCTTGGCAGTGGATCTTGGCGCTGCCACTGGGCCGGGCACCGGCTTTAGTTTCGGCTACTTGTCCGGCGATATTTTATTAGATTTGGAGCTGCGCGCGCTGGAGAGCGAGGGTAAAAGCCAAACCATTTCTCAGCCCAGAATTATTACTGCCAACCAGCGTACTGCCCGCATCAGCCAAGGTGAAGAGCGCGCCTTCCAGAGCGTGGATGGCAACGACAATCCGGATACCGAGTTCAAAGAAGCCGAGCTGTCGTTGGAAGTCACCCCGCAGATTACGCCGGATAATCGTATTATTATGGATCTGGTGATCAAGAATGACAGTTTCCGTGAATCGGAGTTTGGCGGTGAACCGCCGATTGATACCAACCAGATTGAGACCCAAGTGCTGGTGGATAACGGCCAAACGGTGGTGTTAGGCGGTATTTTGACCACCGAAGAGCTGCGCCAAATCGCCAAAACACCGCTTTTGGGTGATATTCCTTTGCTCGGTAGACTGTTTCGCTATACCGAAGAGAGCAATGAAAAGGTAGAGTTGTTAGTCTTTATTACTCCACGACTTCTAGACGATGGCTTAACGGTTCGCTGA
- the aroK gene encoding shikimate kinase AroK, protein MQDLPNLFLIGPMGAGKSTIGRLLAAELARPFYDSDHAIQDRCGADIPWIFDVEGEQGFRQREIHMIDELTQLSPVVVATGGGAVLREENRRALRERGTVVYLLTTVDQQLKRTAKDRNRPLLQCANREQVLNDMFAQRDPLYRATSDIAVRTDRRSPRAVVNEILRRVHRLVDPLEPSSPSAGTLNHKVSQ, encoded by the coding sequence ATGCAGGATTTACCCAATTTGTTTCTCATAGGCCCCATGGGGGCTGGCAAAAGCACCATCGGTCGCCTGTTGGCGGCAGAGCTCGCGCGCCCCTTTTACGACAGTGACCACGCCATCCAAGACCGCTGCGGTGCCGATATTCCGTGGATTTTTGATGTCGAGGGTGAGCAGGGCTTTCGGCAGCGGGAAATTCATATGATTGATGAGTTAACCCAGCTCTCGCCGGTGGTGGTCGCCACCGGTGGCGGTGCGGTACTCCGCGAAGAAAATCGCCGCGCACTTCGCGAGCGCGGCACGGTGGTGTATCTGTTGACCACCGTCGACCAGCAGCTCAAACGGACTGCGAAAGATCGCAACCGGCCGCTACTGCAGTGTGCCAACCGCGAACAGGTTCTCAATGATATGTTTGCCCAGCGCGATCCGCTCTACCGCGCCACCTCCGATATTGCTGTGCGCACCGACCGGCGCAGCCCGCGTGCGGTGGTCAATGAAATCCTACGCCGGGTGCATCGGCTGGTGGATCCCCTCGAGCCCTCATCACCGTCGGCTGGAACGCTTAACCATAAGGTATCGCAATGA
- the aroB gene encoding 3-dehydroquinate synthase, with product MISTASAQRTLHVALGERSYPIHIGTGLIERADMLTPYLTGQQVMVVTNETIAPLYLEKLCASLPDHLEVRTVVLPDGEQYKTIEQVSRIWDALLEAGFNRRCTLIALGGGVIGDMVGYAAASYQRGVAFIQVPTTLLSQVDSSVGGKTGVNHPLGKNMIGAFWQPKAVLVDIDTLKSLPRRELSAGLAEVIKYGLIRDEAFLSWLEANMPALLNVEPEVIAEAIAQSCQIKADIVAEDETEQGVRALLNLGHTFGHAIEAHQGYGNWLHGEAVGAGMAMAATLSQRLDWIDDAALARSLAVIESAELPLAAPASMSSDDFLARMRLDKKNIDSRLRLVLLNALGDACVSDATPVDVLRTLLDDYPRC from the coding sequence ATGATCTCGACAGCCAGTGCGCAACGCACGCTTCATGTTGCTTTAGGCGAGCGTAGCTACCCGATTCATATTGGCACCGGGCTGATTGAGCGTGCCGATATGCTAACGCCTTACCTGACCGGCCAGCAGGTAATGGTGGTTACAAACGAGACCATCGCGCCGCTCTACCTGGAAAAGCTCTGCGCTAGCTTGCCTGATCATCTGGAGGTGCGCACGGTCGTGCTCCCCGATGGCGAGCAGTATAAAACCATCGAGCAGGTCAGCCGTATTTGGGACGCGCTGCTAGAGGCGGGTTTTAACCGCCGCTGCACCCTGATCGCCTTAGGTGGTGGGGTAATTGGCGATATGGTGGGTTATGCCGCCGCTTCCTATCAGCGCGGGGTGGCGTTTATCCAAGTGCCCACCACGCTGCTTTCCCAGGTTGATTCGTCGGTAGGGGGTAAAACCGGCGTTAACCATCCGCTGGGTAAAAACATGATTGGCGCTTTTTGGCAGCCTAAAGCCGTACTGGTGGATATTGATACGCTTAAGAGCCTGCCGCGTCGCGAGCTCTCCGCTGGCCTCGCAGAGGTCATCAAGTACGGACTGATCCGTGACGAAGCGTTTTTAAGCTGGCTGGAAGCGAATATGCCCGCACTGCTCAACGTAGAGCCTGAGGTCATCGCCGAAGCGATTGCGCAAAGCTGTCAAATCAAAGCGGATATCGTTGCCGAAGATGAAACTGAGCAGGGCGTGCGTGCGCTGCTCAATCTGGGCCACACCTTTGGCCACGCCATTGAGGCACACCAGGGCTACGGCAACTGGCTCCACGGGGAGGCAGTGGGTGCTGGCATGGCCATGGCGGCAACGCTTTCCCAGCGCTTGGACTGGATCGACGACGCAGCGCTAGCAAGAAGCCTAGCGGTAATTGAGAGCGCCGAGCTGCCGTTAGCTGCACCGGCGAGTATGTCCAGTGATGACTTTTTAGCACGTATGCGGCTGGACAAGAAAAACATCGATTCGCGACTGCGGTTAGTACTGCTTAACGCCCTGGGCGATGCCTGCGTTAGTGATGCAACGCCCGTTGATGTTCTCCGCACCCTGCTGGACGATTACCCGCGCTGCTAA
- the gltB gene encoding glutamate synthase large subunit: MNKGLHQPGEFRDNCGFGLIAHMEGQASHDLLKTAIESLTCMTHRGGIAADGKTGDGCGLLLKMPTPFMQALAKEAFDAELGERFAVGVVFLPDDDAREAHARDTLTGELEARGLNVVGWRDVPTDPSVCGPMALDCLPRIRQLFVQPGQGEHFDVDLFMARRRAEQVLRDEEDFYVASLSSEVVSYKGLVMPEDLPAFYKDLNDPRLETAICVFHQRFSTNTAPRWPLAQPFRLLAHNGEINTIEANRGWANSRKANFVNDRLPDIAELDEIVNTTGSDSSSMDNMLEVLLTGGMELHRAVRMMVPPAWQNVETMDAELRAFYEYNSMHMEPWDGPAGVVMTDGRQAVCMLDRNGLRPARWVITKNGYITLASEIGTYGYKPEDVVAKGRVGPGQMLAVDTETGEVLHTTDIDERLKSAYPYKRWLKQEANYLESALTELARFQTMDTDSLNVQQKMFQVSFEERDQVLRPLAESGQEAVGSMGDDTPMAVLSSRPRLLTDFFRQKFAQVTNPPIDPLREAIVMSLETCCGAELNVFKATPEHAHRLILTTPVLSPRKFTALVSQDDPAFASYTLSLGYDPEQQSLHQALKALCEKAEAQVRAGKVILVLTDAELTKGLIPIQAALAVGAVHSHLGRLALRPNANIVVETGYARDAHQMAVLFGVGATAVYPWLAYQVMADMHRTGELTGNPADGRENYRKGLQKGLFKILSKMGISTLASYRGSMLFEAVGLADEVMDMCFIGMASRIQGTGFAELQMQQALLAKDAWIPRKGISQGGMFKYVHGHEYHAYNPDVVMSLQAAVQEGSYTKWKKFAQLVNERPVATIRDLLKLKTVETPIALDEVEPVEELLPRFDSAGMSLGALSPEAHEALAQAMNEAGGRSNSGEGGEDPSRYGTIRSSKIKQIASGRFGVTPAYLVNAEVLQIKVAQGAKPGEGGQLPGGKVNQLIARLRYAVPGVTLISPPPHHDIYSIEDLAQLIFDLKQVNPDAQVSVKLVSEPGIGTIATGVAKAYADLITVSGYDGGTAASPLTSIKHAGSPWELGLPEVHQALRINGLRDKIRLQTDGGLKTGLDVVKAAILGAESFGFGTAPMVALGCKYLRICHLNNCATGVATQDDFLRGEHFRGTVDMVKNYFRFIAEEVRELMAALGVRKLTDLIGRTDLLEVLEGNTASQRKLDLTPLLDNDFVPKDAPQFCTVSRNVPHDPGSKNQEVLGALKDAIENRSGGEFDFTITNCDRSVAALTSGAIAKRYGEEGLEDAPITARFTGVAGQSFGVWNARGLNLYLEGDANDYVGKGMNGGSIVIVPPKVSQFESHKTAIIGNTCLYGATGGTLFAAGTAGERFAVRNSGASAVIEGAGDHCCEYMTGGLVCVLGETGVNFGAGMTGGFAYVLDEERTFVDKYNHELVEIHRVNTEAMEAYRRHLREMIEAYVAATGSARGAAILEDFSDYARHFWLVKPKAASLGSLLDQSRRQPQ; encoded by the coding sequence ATGAATAAAGGTCTTCACCAGCCTGGCGAGTTCCGCGATAACTGTGGTTTTGGCCTGATTGCCCATATGGAAGGCCAGGCGAGCCACGATTTGCTGAAAACTGCCATTGAATCCCTGACCTGCATGACTCACCGGGGTGGTATCGCTGCCGACGGCAAAACCGGCGACGGCTGTGGTCTGCTGCTTAAAATGCCGACTCCTTTTATGCAGGCGCTGGCCAAAGAGGCGTTTGATGCTGAGCTTGGCGAACGCTTTGCCGTGGGCGTGGTGTTTCTACCCGACGATGACGCCCGAGAAGCACATGCCCGTGACACTCTGACCGGCGAGCTTGAAGCGCGCGGGCTCAATGTAGTGGGTTGGCGCGATGTGCCGACTGACCCCAGCGTTTGCGGCCCCATGGCGTTGGACTGCCTGCCACGTATTCGTCAGCTGTTTGTGCAGCCAGGCCAGGGCGAACACTTCGATGTCGATCTGTTTATGGCCCGCCGCCGCGCTGAACAAGTGCTACGCGACGAAGAGGACTTCTACGTTGCCTCGCTGTCGTCAGAAGTAGTCTCCTATAAAGGCCTTGTGATGCCGGAAGACCTACCGGCGTTCTACAAGGACTTAAACGACCCGCGCCTGGAAACCGCTATTTGCGTTTTCCACCAGCGCTTCTCGACCAATACTGCACCGCGCTGGCCGCTGGCGCAGCCTTTCCGCCTATTGGCCCACAACGGTGAGATCAACACCATAGAGGCCAACCGCGGCTGGGCGAACTCGCGTAAAGCCAATTTTGTTAACGACCGCTTGCCGGACATCGCCGAGCTGGATGAAATCGTCAATACCACTGGTTCCGACTCCTCCAGTATGGATAACATGCTGGAAGTGCTGCTGACCGGCGGTATGGAGCTGCACCGTGCGGTACGCATGATGGTGCCGCCCGCCTGGCAGAACGTCGAAACCATGGACGCTGAGCTACGCGCCTTCTACGAATACAACTCCATGCATATGGAACCGTGGGACGGCCCCGCGGGCGTGGTGATGACCGACGGCCGCCAAGCGGTGTGTATGCTTGACCGTAACGGCCTGCGCCCAGCGCGCTGGGTAATTACCAAGAACGGCTATATCACCCTGGCGTCGGAAATCGGCACCTACGGCTATAAGCCGGAAGACGTGGTCGCCAAAGGCCGCGTTGGCCCTGGCCAAATGCTCGCCGTGGATACTGAGACCGGCGAAGTGCTGCACACCACCGATATCGATGAGCGGCTGAAATCTGCCTACCCCTACAAGCGTTGGTTGAAGCAGGAGGCGAACTATTTAGAGTCGGCGCTGACCGAACTGGCGCGTTTCCAAACCATGGATACCGATTCGCTCAACGTGCAGCAGAAGATGTTCCAGGTAAGCTTTGAAGAGCGCGACCAGGTGCTGCGTCCGCTGGCGGAGAGCGGCCAGGAAGCCGTTGGTTCCATGGGCGACGATACGCCCATGGCGGTGCTTTCAAGCCGTCCGCGCCTGCTGACGGACTTCTTCCGTCAGAAGTTTGCCCAGGTCACCAACCCGCCCATCGACCCGCTGCGCGAAGCGATCGTCATGTCGCTGGAAACCTGCTGTGGCGCTGAGCTTAACGTTTTTAAAGCGACGCCAGAGCATGCTCATCGCTTGATTTTGACTACCCCAGTACTGTCGCCACGCAAGTTTACGGCGCTGGTGAGTCAGGACGATCCGGCGTTTGCCAGCTATACGCTGTCCCTGGGTTACGACCCTGAGCAGCAGAGCCTGCATCAAGCGCTTAAAGCGCTATGTGAAAAAGCCGAAGCCCAAGTGCGCGCCGGTAAAGTCATTCTGGTTCTGACCGATGCCGAGCTGACGAAAGGGCTGATTCCCATTCAGGCTGCCCTGGCGGTGGGTGCCGTGCACTCTCACTTAGGCCGTTTGGCGCTACGCCCCAACGCTAACATCGTGGTGGAGACCGGCTATGCCCGCGATGCCCACCAAATGGCGGTGCTGTTTGGTGTGGGCGCTACGGCGGTTTATCCGTGGCTCGCCTATCAGGTCATGGCGGATATGCACCGCACGGGCGAGCTGACCGGCAACCCGGCTGATGGTCGCGAGAACTACCGTAAAGGCCTGCAGAAAGGACTGTTCAAAATCCTGTCTAAAATGGGCATCTCGACGCTGGCTTCCTACCGTGGCTCGATGCTATTCGAAGCCGTAGGGCTGGCGGACGAAGTGATGGATATGTGCTTTATCGGCATGGCGTCGCGCATTCAGGGCACCGGCTTCGCCGAGCTACAGATGCAGCAGGCGCTGCTGGCCAAAGATGCCTGGATTCCCCGCAAAGGAATCTCCCAGGGCGGCATGTTCAAGTATGTCCATGGCCACGAGTACCACGCTTATAACCCCGATGTCGTAATGTCGCTGCAGGCGGCGGTTCAGGAAGGCAGCTACACCAAGTGGAAGAAGTTCGCCCAACTGGTAAATGAGCGCCCGGTAGCTACTATTCGTGACTTGCTCAAGCTCAAGACTGTTGAAACGCCGATTGCGCTGGATGAAGTAGAGCCGGTTGAAGAGCTGCTGCCGCGTTTTGATAGCGCCGGTATGTCGCTGGGTGCGCTTTCGCCGGAAGCCCACGAAGCGCTGGCACAAGCCATGAACGAAGCGGGCGGCCGCTCCAACTCTGGCGAAGGCGGCGAAGACCCGTCACGTTACGGCACAATTCGCAGCTCGAAAATCAAGCAGATCGCCTCCGGCCGGTTTGGCGTTACCCCGGCGTACCTGGTCAATGCGGAAGTGCTGCAGATCAAAGTCGCCCAGGGCGCCAAGCCTGGCGAAGGCGGTCAGCTGCCCGGCGGTAAAGTGAACCAGTTGATTGCCCGGCTGCGCTATGCGGTGCCTGGTGTGACGCTGATTTCACCGCCGCCGCACCACGATATTTACTCCATCGAGGATCTGGCACAGCTGATTTTTGACCTCAAACAGGTCAATCCGGATGCCCAGGTGTCAGTGAAACTGGTTTCCGAACCGGGTATCGGCACGATCGCCACCGGCGTGGCCAAGGCTTACGCGGATTTGATTACTGTCTCTGGTTATGACGGCGGAACGGCAGCGAGTCCGCTGACCTCGATCAAGCACGCCGGTTCGCCCTGGGAGCTGGGGCTGCCGGAAGTGCACCAGGCGCTGCGCATCAACGGCTTGCGCGACAAGATTCGCCTACAGACCGATGGCGGCCTGAAAACCGGTTTGGATGTCGTCAAAGCAGCGATTCTAGGCGCCGAGAGCTTCGGCTTCGGTACCGCGCCAATGGTGGCATTAGGCTGTAAGTACCTGCGCATCTGCCACCTCAACAACTGTGCCACCGGTGTCGCCACCCAGGACGACTTCCTGCGCGGCGAGCATTTCCGCGGCACCGTGGACATGGTCAAAAACTACTTCCGTTTTATTGCCGAAGAAGTGCGTGAACTGATGGCGGCGCTGGGCGTGCGTAAGCTCACCGACCTGATCGGGCGTACCGATCTGCTGGAAGTGCTGGAAGGTAATACCGCTTCCCAGCGTAAGCTCGATTTAACGCCGCTGCTGGACAATGATTTTGTACCCAAAGACGCGCCGCAGTTCTGTACCGTTAGCCGTAACGTGCCCCACGATCCCGGTTCTAAAAACCAGGAAGTGTTGGGAGCGCTGAAAGATGCTATTGAAAACCGCTCGGGGGGTGAATTTGATTTCACCATTACCAACTGTGACCGCAGCGTGGCGGCGCTAACATCAGGTGCTATCGCCAAACGCTATGGTGAAGAGGGCCTGGAAGATGCGCCGATCACCGCCCGCTTTACTGGGGTGGCAGGGCAGAGCTTTGGCGTGTGGAATGCCCGCGGCCTAAACCTCTACCTGGAAGGCGACGCCAACGATTACGTCGGCAAGGGCATGAACGGCGGCAGTATCGTGATTGTGCCACCCAAAGTCAGCCAGTTTGAGAGCCATAAAACGGCCATTATCGGCAACACCTGCTTGTACGGTGCCACTGGCGGCACGCTGTTCGCGGCCGGTACCGCAGGCGAGCGCTTTGCAGTGCGTAACTCGGGTGCTTCCGCGGTGATTGAAGGCGCAGGGGACCACTGCTGCGAATACATGACTGGCGGTTTGGTCTGTGTGCTTGGCGAAACAGGCGTTAACTTCGGCGCAGGTATGACCGGTGGGTTTGCCTATGTGTTGGATGAAGAGCGCACCTTCGTGGACAAGTACAACCACGAGCTGGTTGAGATTCATCGCGTCAACACAGAGGCCATGGAGGCGTATCGTCGTCACCTGCGTGAAATGATCGAAGCCTATGTGGCCGCAACGGGTTCCGCGCGTGGGGCGGCTATTTTGGAAGATTTTAGCGACTATGCGCGCCACTTCTGGCTGGTTAAGCCAAAAGCGGCCAGCTTGGGTAGTTTGCTGGATCAGTCTCGGCGTCAGCCGCAATAA
- a CDS encoding FAD-dependent oxidoreductase, with the protein MANRLNNDFQFVDVGRKDPQKKDARARAKEFAEIYEPFKPTDAASQAHRCLHCGNPYCEWKCPVHNYIPNWLQLVVEGNIIEAAELSHKTNSLPEVCGRVCPQDRLCEGDCTLNDGFGAVTIGSVEKYITDTAFAMGWRPDMSHVTWTDKKVAIIGAGPAGLGCADILARNGVKPVVFDKYPEIGGLLTFGIPEFKLEKSVMERRRAVFEEMGVEFRLNTEIGTDIEFETLMQEYDAVFLGMGTYKYMEGGFPGEDLPGVYKALDFLIANVNRCLGFEKDPEDYISMEGKRVVVLGGGDTAMDCNRTSIRQNATSVTCAYRRDEGNMPGSRREVSNAREEGVEFLFNRQPVAVVGEEKVEGVKVVRTRLGEPDENGRQRPEVVPGSEEIIAADAVVIAFGFQASPAPWFDSSNIQVDERDRVTAPEHGQYAFQTSNEKIFAGGDMVRGSDLVVTAIYEGRQAAEGILDYLGV; encoded by the coding sequence ATGGCTAACCGTTTAAATAACGATTTTCAGTTTGTCGATGTGGGTCGTAAGGACCCACAGAAGAAAGATGCCCGCGCCCGTGCCAAAGAGTTCGCGGAAATTTATGAGCCGTTCAAGCCCACCGACGCGGCGAGCCAAGCACATCGCTGCCTGCACTGCGGTAACCCGTACTGCGAGTGGAAGTGCCCAGTGCATAACTACATCCCTAACTGGCTACAGCTGGTAGTGGAAGGCAACATTATTGAAGCCGCTGAGCTGTCGCACAAAACCAATTCGCTGCCCGAAGTGTGTGGCCGCGTGTGCCCGCAAGACCGCCTTTGCGAAGGCGACTGCACGCTGAACGATGGCTTTGGTGCGGTGACCATTGGTTCGGTGGAGAAGTACATCACCGATACGGCGTTTGCCATGGGCTGGCGTCCGGACATGTCTCACGTTACCTGGACCGACAAAAAAGTCGCCATCATTGGTGCAGGCCCTGCGGGCTTGGGCTGTGCGGATATTCTGGCCCGTAACGGCGTTAAACCGGTGGTGTTCGACAAGTACCCGGAAATCGGTGGCCTGCTGACCTTTGGTATTCCCGAGTTCAAGCTGGAAAAGAGCGTGATGGAGCGTCGTCGTGCGGTATTTGAGGAGATGGGCGTCGAGTTCCGCCTGAATACCGAAATCGGCACCGATATCGAGTTTGAAACCTTGATGCAGGAGTACGACGCGGTCTTCCTTGGGATGGGGACTTATAAATACATGGAAGGCGGCTTCCCTGGCGAAGATCTGCCCGGCGTGTACAAGGCGCTGGACTTCCTGATTGCCAACGTCAACCGCTGCCTGGGCTTTGAAAAAGACCCCGAAGATTACATCTCCATGGAAGGCAAGCGCGTGGTCGTGCTGGGCGGCGGTGATACGGCGATGGACTGTAACCGTACTTCCATTCGCCAGAACGCTACCAGCGTGACCTGTGCCTATCGTCGTGACGAGGGCAACATGCCAGGGTCACGCCGTGAAGTCTCCAATGCCCGTGAAGAGGGCGTGGAATTTCTGTTCAACCGTCAGCCGGTCGCGGTCGTCGGTGAAGAGAAGGTCGAAGGCGTGAAGGTGGTACGTACACGTTTGGGTGAGCCGGACGAAAATGGCCGTCAGCGTCCTGAAGTGGTGCCCGGCTCTGAAGAGATCATCGCGGCGGATGCCGTGGTCATTGCTTTCGGCTTCCAGGCAAGCCCGGCGCCGTGGTTCGATAGCTCTAATATCCAAGTCGACGAACGTGACCGCGTCACCGCACCGGAGCACGGCCAGTACGCCTTCCAAACCAGCAACGAAAAAATCTTTGCCGGTGGCGATATGGTGCGCGGTTCTGATTTGGTGGTCACGGCGATTTATGAAGGCCGCCAGGCAGCGGAAGGCATTCTGGACTATCTGGGCGTATAG